A region from the Sphaerodactylus townsendi isolate TG3544 linkage group LG01, MPM_Stown_v2.3, whole genome shotgun sequence genome encodes:
- the LOC125424816 gene encoding uncharacterized protein LOC125424816 yields the protein MELFNLYDISAIVHTKSAERIISPMVTELYHLIIAIELGDVHYEALAGLEETANELEKATEQLACIARRLAEQSDDEVLKQEMKLAAKSLLIAGKSFLLVVQKLLIQPDVENGIEELVISAKRILAETLKVLQTENDVMFGRVIQAAHRLLDRLFSLESTEKISAMRVAFHNFSEALLLLTSLTERLLGELKVSPHQKHLTQTLQMLKKCIPMLYSAKFSHLKYPSDQQVKLSKTYIFDLVENIVEELISLLKYDVGKKNNRGQNGLFPRHLHKLLRLLSRPQPIDLCEGKFDVLVAVVVFYCMLLADFSRATIKGKLVKLCHHLLILRKAIAMGVRTKEGFPVESQLEKSIKEKCCSMRGELENLNQAVQTAVLYQILDNFAEPKEPMKRLVEAAAEPGFQARKGGVLKELQPLITAFFCHSIQMLKAVNFVLVTCTKMETIEELEDCVHHLSKLLATVPVLLSKMSHNPDNEDVPEKLYSLCQVWSSTIECLLMCFDKVIDLREFLDLSVQEMVGHKECSEKALVDQHSGEFSWHASSLSKQATQVVEFVTRHVDRARDPIFRNGLLVLIRQLENAILLVKMAMDQCVAGSSSPQAKNTYSRRAKRLIESTCNVRKGLDECNQPDILSPLRETVRNLDISKHPICVSPQDSLELSSQNTLKQSTTDHSEVLGGFSDTTYPVLSFSQKVSEGSGLCAKDEARKTDLNPLISELLKATKSHNIAKLNGACSDLLELSTCCVDAVEEALQLANSPVLEKLLHYREIGALTSHLISLAEEVSPNSICSSERLLQMADSLSKRIHEAKQSLTIVASSWYSLSKQLFCIVSPCDFIHNSQTMDEIMQMLGTVVQLAGKATFLNHDEELPVSSGICESFLKMQTKFTCVQARTKHLLEKVLPGVNTPSDVGKLESFDGNCILWSITIHTFLDVVDQFIGRDVLSLNELKTKLKYQVCMQSTMETISKSSLRLQNVAKLSFPLCAEHGLEDEMVVLREQMQILTESLLQVADVLSVSPLPTANLSVRFELLQRELAITAKVLLLRLSRIHRVYLNSIQSVIRLAQPVTHDNKCDGHKNNQEVFEKNAGQLMANVQMVKKIIGDAFENPASFKVKENLISTVNHLLFLTDKAIWRAGKLQSELDKEHLLEDDLLHEWSSEAGYLVTQLQSTKGISRTALDIIGRCLQNEGEHIHSSQTVCNSQSSPHREVDSGNHQNPAALSQRPMKTGQKASLIRDINKMPPRSDLQSGNQLHHSDGGLTASPTASSGDSEKWWHDDCPVSQVAKQMTTQMSYMAQFLKRKGPITTKEQLIASAAQIISGGQALLKFSGIVAKNCLDKRCATELQYAIQQAKTISYQLSIISRVNASTGKSRLSAEHLVSNAQNLIQAVFQILKVTEAACFTGLQQLPPDSEEADVAAFCIQWRKRLWQHRIKAASSSDRDELGLRKAKTEARDPNLHLRLLVWIHLTIGSIFLARPLSKYFENHSRFVKCLPHGNIVCD from the exons ATGGAACTCTTTAATTTGTACGACATCAGTGCTATAGTTCACACCAAATCTGCAGAGAGAATTATTTCACCCATGGTGACTGAACTTTACCATTTAATTATAGCCATAGAGTTGGGAGATGTGCATTATGAAGCACtggctggtttggaggagacTGCAAATGAGTTAGAGAAAGCTACTGAACAACTTGCTTGTATTGCAAgaag ACTGGCTGAACAATCTGATGATGAGGTGCTCAAGCAGGAAATGAAGCTGGCTGCCAAATCTCTCTTGATCGCTGGGAAAAGCTTCCTTCTGGTGGTGCAGAAGCTTCTAATTCAACCTGATGTTGAAAATGGTATAGAGGAACTGGTTATATCTGCTAAAAGGATTCTAGCGGAAACTCTAAAA GTCCTCCAAACAGAAAATGATGTCATGTTCGGAAGGGTAATCCAAGCTGCCCACCGGCTTTTGGACCGTTTGTTCAGTCTAGAGTCCACTGAAAAAATCTCAGCAATGCGGGTTGCATTCCATAATTTTTCAGAAGCGTTGCTATTGTTGACCAGTTTGACTGAAAGACTCCTTGGGGAGCTGAAAGTATCTCCTCATCAAAAGCATTTGACTCAAACCCTGCAGATGCTCAAAAAATGCATCCCTATGCTATATTCAGCAAAATTCAGCCACCTGAAGTACCCCAGTGATCAGCAAGTGAAGCTGTCAAAAACCTATATTTTTGATTTAGTAGAAAACATTGTGGAAGAACTGATCTCCTTACTAAAGTATGATGTAGGGAAAAAGAATAATCGTGGACAAAATGGCCTCTTCCCCCGTCATTTGCACAAGCTTTTGAGGCTTCTGTCCAGGCCACAGCCAATAGATCTCTGTGAGGGTAAATTCGATGTCCTTGTAGCAGTTGTTGTTTTCTATTGCATGCTGTTGGCTGATTTCTCAAGGGCAACTATTAAAGGGAAGCTGGTCAAACTCTGCCATCACCTCCTGATACTCAGAAAAGCAATTGCCATGGGTGTAAGAACTAAAGAGGGCTTCCCTGTGGAAAGCCAGCTGGAGAAAAGCATAAAAGAGAAATGCTGTTCTATGAGAGGCGAGCTGGAAAATCTAAATCAAGCTGTACAGACTGCTGTTCTCTATCAGATCCTGGACAATTTTGCAGAACCCAAAGAACCCATGAAGAGGTTGGTAGAAGCTGCTGCGGAGCCAGGTTTTCAAGCTAGAAAGGGAGGAGTTCTAAAAGAATTGCAGCCCCTCATTACTGCATTCTTCTGCCATTCCATTCAAATGCTCAAAGCAGTGAATTTTGTTCTAGTCACCTGCACCAAAATGGAAACCATTGAGGAGCTTGAAGACTGTGTACACCATCTGAGTAAGCTTCTTGCCACAGTGCCTGTTCTTCTCAGCAAAATGAGTCACAATCCTGATAATGAAGATGTGCCTGAAAAACTGTATTCTTTGTGTCAAGTATGGTCTAGCACAATAGAATGCTTGCTGATGTGTTTTGACAAGGTAATTGACCTCCGGGAGTTCCTTGATTTATCTGTTCAGGAGATGGTGGGACACAAAGAGTGTAGTGAAAAAGCTTTAGTTGATCAGCACTCGGGAGAGTTTTCTTGGCATGCATCCAGTCTTTCCAAGCAAGCAACACAAGTGGTTGAGTTTGTTACCAGACATGTGGATAGAGCCAGAGATCCCATTTTCCGCAACGGACTCTTAGTTTTAATCAGACAATTGGAAAATGCAATATTGCTGGTAAAAATGGCCATGGACCAGTGTGTGGCAGGTAGCTCCAGTCCGCAAGCAAAGAATACTTATTCAAGAAGAGCAAAACGTTTGATTGAGTCTACTTGCAATGTCAGAAAGGGGCTAGATGAATGCAATCAACCAGATATTCTCAGCCCTCTTCGGGAGACTGTTCGAAATCTCGATATTTCCAAACACCCCATTTGTGTCAGTCCCCAGGATTCTTTGGAGCTCAGTTCACAAAACACGTTAAAGCAAAGCACTACAGACCACTCAGAAGTACTGGGCGGGTTCTCAGACACAACATATCCAGTCCTCAGTTTTTCCCAAAAGGTTTCTGAAGGAAGTGGTCTATGTGCCAAAGATGAAGCTAGGAAAACAGACTTAAACCCTCTGATTAGCGAGCTCCTCAAAGCCACAAAGTCACATAACATTGCAAAGCTGAATGGAGCTTGTTCGGATTTACTGGAACTTTCTACCTGTTGTGTCGATGCAGTTGAAGAGGCCTTGCAACTAGCCAACTCACCTGTGTTGGAAAAACTGTTGCATTATAGAGAAATAGGAGCATTAACCTCTCATCTCATCAGCTTAGCCGAAGAGGTCAGCCCTAACTCTATTTGCAGCTCAGAGAggcttctgcaaatggcagattCGCTCTCCAAGAGGATTCATGAAGCTAAGCAAAGCCTGACCATTGTTGCAAGCTCTTGGTACAGCCTCTCTAAACAGTTATTTTGCATTGTTTCGCCTTGTGATTTCATTCACAACTCTCAAACAATGGATGAAATAATGCAGATGTTAGGGACTGTTGTGCAGCTGGCTGGCAAAGCAACCTTTTTGAATCATGATGAGGAGCTGCCTGTATCTTCTGGGATTTGTGAATCTTTTCTGAAGATGCAGACAAAATTCACTTGTGTACAGGCCAGGACAAAACACTTGCTGGAAAAGGTACTTCCTGGCGTTAACACCCCCTCTGACGTAGGCAAACTGGAGAGTTTTGATGGGAACTGCATTCTGTGGTCCATCACCATCCACACATTCTTAGATGTGGTTGATCAGTTTATAGGAAGGGATGTTTTGTCGTTAAATGAGTTAAAAACTAAGCTGAAATACCAGGTTTGCATGCAGAGCACCATGGAAACCATATCGAAAAGTTCTTTGAGGCTGCAAAATGTGGCCAAATTATCTTTTCCATTGTGTGCTGAGCATGGTCTTGAGGATGAGATGGTAGTGCTAAGGGAACAGATGCAAATACTGACTGAATCTCTGCTTCAAGTTGCTGATGTCCTGTCTGTCTCTCCCCTGCCCACCGCCAACTTATCAGTTCGTTTTGAGCTTCTCCAAAGAGAACTTGCCATAACCGCCAAAGTGCTTCTGCTTCGACTGAGTAGGATCCACAGAGTGTACCTGAACAGCATCCAGAGTGTCATCAGACTTGCCCAACCTGTGACACATGATAATAAATGTGATGGTCACAAAAACAACCAAGAGGTATTTGAAAAAAATGCTGGTCAACTCATGGCAAACGTTCAGATGGTGAAAAAGATAATTGGGGATGCTTTTGAGAATCCAGCGTCTTTTAAGGTGAAAGAGAATTTGATCTCTACTGTAAATCACCTTCTGTTCCTCACTGACAAAGCGATATGGAGAGCTGGGAAACTACAAAGTGAGCTGGACAAGGAGCATCTCCTAGAAGATGATCTTCTTCATGAGTGGTCTTCTGAAGCTGGTTATCTTGTAACACAGCTCCAGTCTACAAAGGGTATCAGCAGAACAGCCCTGGACATCATTGGGAGATGCTTGCAAAATGAAGGGGAGCATATTCATTCAAGTCAAACTGTCTGCAATAGTCAGTCTTCCCCACACAGAGAGGTAGACAGCGGAAATCATCAGAAtccagctgccctgagccagagACCCATGAAGACTGGGCAGAAAGCTTCACTCATCAGAGATATAAATAAAATG CCACCCAGAAGTGATCTCCAAAGTGGTAACCAGTTACATCATTCTGATGGAGGTTTGACAGCCAGCCCTACAGCTTCCTCGGGGGATTCTGAAAAATGGTGGCATGATGACTGTCCAGTTTCACAAGTGGCCAAGCAAATGACCACTCAGATGTCTTACATGGCCCAGTTTCTAAAAAGGAAGGGTCCAATCACG ACCAAAGAACAGCTCATTGCTTCTGCTGCACAGATCATTTCTGGAGGGCAAGCATTGTTGAAATTTTCTGGCATTGTTGCAAAGAACTGCCTAGATAAAAGATGTGCTACAGAGCTGCAGTACGCTATACAGCAAGCCAAGACAATTAGCTATCAACTTAGCATCATTTCCAG GGTGAATGCATCAACAGGAAAAAGCAGGCTGTCTGCAGAACATCTAGTGAGCAATGCCCAGAACTTAATTCAAGCAGTATTTCAGATATTAAAGGTGACTGAAGCAGCTTGTTTCACA GgtctgcagcagctgccccctgATTCAGAAGAAGCTGACGTAGCTGCTTTTTGCATCCAGTGGAGAAAAAGGCTGTGGCAACACAGGATCAAAGCAGCTTCCAGTTCAGACCGAGATGAGCTGGGACTCCGTAAAGCGAAAACAGAGGCAAGGGATCCGAATCTCCACCTTCGGCTTCTGGTATGGATCCACTTAACTATCGGCTCGATATTTTTAGCAAGGCCTCtttccaaatattttgaaaaccaTTCACGATTTGTAAAATGCCTACCACATGGAAATATAGTCTGTGACTGA